In Sporichthya polymorpha DSM 43042, a genomic segment contains:
- a CDS encoding AMP-binding protein: MSTNPAATAAFRAARDHLLSIRTDYAAARDTFAWPELEQFNWALDWFDVLAAESPDAKALWIVEEDGSEQILSFGDLRDRSNRLAAWLRGQGVARGDKVIVMLGNQVELWETALACIKLGAVMIPSTTLLGTPDLTDRVSRGEARHVITNGRDAGKFDEVPGDYRKIAVGGAAGFETYPDTTSGPAEFAPDGVTNASDPLLLYFTSGTTAKPKLVEHTHVSYPVGCLSTMYWIGVQPGDVHLNISSPGWAKHAWSNLFTPWTAGACVMIYNYARFDAAALLAVMKRAEVDTFCAPPTVWRMLIQADLSAWQLPLRECVGAGEPLNPEVIEQVEKAWGITVRDGFGQTETTALVGNPPGQPIKAGSMGRALPGYTIAMVDPVSGEEGDDGEICIDLSKPHLGLMVGYKGDPERNADVTRGGYYHTGDVGTRDADGYITYVGRADDVFKASDYRISPFELESVLIEHEAVAEAAVVPSPDPLRLAVPKAYVVLAAGHEPNRETALSILRHCRTELAPYKRIRRIEFTDLPKTISGKIRRVELRQSEDQRHSAKMTGAGDYAPRGEAEFWEEDLPELRAE, from the coding sequence ATGAGCACGAATCCTGCCGCGACGGCGGCGTTCCGCGCCGCGCGCGACCACCTGCTGTCGATCCGCACGGACTACGCCGCCGCGCGCGACACCTTCGCCTGGCCCGAGTTGGAGCAGTTCAACTGGGCGCTGGACTGGTTCGACGTCCTCGCCGCCGAGAGTCCGGACGCCAAGGCGCTCTGGATCGTCGAGGAGGACGGATCCGAGCAGATCCTGAGCTTCGGAGACCTGCGCGACCGCTCGAACCGCCTGGCGGCCTGGCTGCGCGGCCAGGGCGTGGCGCGGGGCGACAAGGTCATCGTCATGCTCGGCAACCAGGTCGAGCTGTGGGAGACCGCGCTGGCCTGCATCAAGCTGGGCGCGGTCATGATCCCGTCGACGACGCTGCTCGGCACGCCGGACCTGACCGACCGCGTCTCCCGCGGCGAGGCCCGCCACGTCATCACCAACGGCCGCGACGCCGGCAAGTTCGACGAGGTGCCCGGTGACTACCGCAAGATCGCGGTCGGCGGGGCGGCCGGGTTCGAGACCTACCCCGACACGACCAGCGGCCCCGCCGAGTTCGCGCCCGACGGCGTCACGAACGCCTCGGACCCGCTGCTGCTGTACTTCACCTCGGGCACGACGGCGAAGCCGAAGCTCGTCGAGCACACGCACGTCTCGTACCCGGTCGGCTGCCTGTCGACGATGTACTGGATCGGCGTGCAGCCGGGCGACGTGCACCTGAACATCTCCTCGCCGGGCTGGGCGAAGCACGCGTGGAGCAACCTGTTCACGCCGTGGACCGCCGGCGCCTGCGTGATGATCTACAACTACGCCCGCTTCGACGCGGCCGCGCTGCTCGCAGTGATGAAGCGCGCCGAGGTGGACACCTTCTGCGCCCCGCCGACCGTGTGGCGGATGCTGATCCAGGCGGACCTGTCCGCGTGGCAGCTGCCGCTGCGCGAGTGCGTCGGCGCCGGTGAGCCGCTCAACCCCGAGGTCATCGAGCAGGTCGAGAAGGCGTGGGGCATCACGGTCCGCGACGGCTTCGGCCAGACCGAGACGACCGCGCTCGTCGGCAACCCGCCCGGCCAGCCGATCAAGGCCGGGTCGATGGGCCGTGCCCTGCCGGGCTACACGATCGCGATGGTCGACCCGGTCAGCGGCGAGGAGGGCGACGACGGCGAGATCTGCATCGACCTGTCGAAGCCGCACCTCGGCCTGATGGTCGGCTACAAGGGCGACCCGGAGCGCAACGCGGACGTCACCCGCGGCGGGTACTACCACACCGGCGACGTCGGGACCCGGGACGCGGACGGCTACATCACCTACGTCGGCCGCGCCGACGACGTGTTCAAGGCGTCCGACTACCGGATCTCACCGTTCGAGCTGGAGTCGGTGCTGATCGAGCACGAGGCGGTCGCCGAGGCCGCGGTCGTGCCGTCACCGGACCCGCTGCGGCTCGCGGTGCCGAAGGCCTACGTCGTCCTCGCCGCCGGCCACGAGCCGAACCGCGAGACGGCGCTGTCGATCCTTCGCCACTGCCGGACCGAGCTCGCCCCGTACAAGCGGATCCGGCGCATCGAGTTCACCGACCTGCCCAAGACGATCTCGGGCAAGATCCGCCGCGTCGAACTGCGGCAGTCCGAGGACCAGCGGCACTCGGCCAAGATGACCGGCGCCGGCGACTACGCACCCCGCGGTGAGGCCGAGTTCTGGGAGGAGGACCTCCCCGAGCTCCGCGCCGAGTAG
- a CDS encoding DUF5998 family protein, whose protein sequence is MADTGTTRTLRNAIQRSGYYPELVAEGIEFAVGAEAIKSWFVHQETTLDVETVRRHVTVLALTPTRLIVGHTDEHSADEDNPVAYATTSTESIALSRISTVVLSRTVADPARYEVGAPPTELVLTVGWGAVSRLDLEPATCGDPNCEADHGYTGSVTADDLSVRVSEAGDGRETVAEMLVFATALSAAVGTR, encoded by the coding sequence ATGGCGGACACCGGCACCACTCGAACCCTGCGAAACGCGATCCAGCGGAGCGGGTACTACCCCGAGCTGGTCGCGGAGGGCATCGAGTTCGCCGTCGGTGCGGAGGCGATCAAGTCGTGGTTCGTCCACCAGGAGACGACGCTCGACGTCGAGACCGTGCGGCGCCACGTCACCGTCCTCGCGCTCACGCCCACGCGCCTGATCGTCGGCCACACCGACGAGCACAGCGCGGACGAGGACAACCCCGTCGCCTACGCCACGACGTCCACGGAGAGCATCGCGCTGAGCCGGATCTCCACCGTCGTGCTGTCCCGGACGGTCGCCGACCCGGCGCGCTACGAGGTCGGGGCGCCGCCGACCGAGCTCGTGCTCACCGTCGGCTGGGGCGCGGTCAGCCGTCTGGACCTCGAGCCGGCGACGTGCGGCGATCCGAACTGCGAGGCCGACCACGGCTACACCGGTTCGGTGACCGCCGACGACCTGTCGGTCCGCGTCAGCGAGGCCGGGGACGGCCGCGAGACCGTCGCCGAGATGCTCGTCTTCGCCACGGCGCTCTCCGCCGCCGTGGGGACGCGGTGA
- a CDS encoding DNA topoisomerase IV subunit B, which translates to MRGPVTAQTTALSGAPDSGYTARHLLVLEGLEAVRKRPGMYIGSTDSRGLVHCLWEIIDNAVDEALGGYCSTIEVFLHADGSVEVRDDGRGIPVDKEPKTGLSGVEVVMTKLHAGGKFGGGSYAATGGLHGVGASVVNALSERLDVEVDRDGATHAISFRRGTAGTFDGDGPKAKFKGEGGLTKVRRVAKRVTGTRVRFWPDKQIFLPDAKISRDELHNRARQTAFLVPGLTIRVTDARKVAGEASGPAEETFHFDGGISAFCDFLAPDQAVMDTLRLSGSETFVETVPVLDEAGHMTATEVTRELGVDIALRWGTGYDTTVRSFVNIIATPKGGTHVQGFERALVKTLSDVAKATKALKANDEPLVKDDVLEGLTAVVTVRLAEPQFEGQTKEILGTSAATRIVNNVVARELKTFLTASRGANKQAARTVIDKVVSAARTRVAARQHKETQRRKNALETSSLPAKLCDCRSEDVDRSELFIVEGDSALGTAKRARNAQFQALLPIRGKILNVQKATLGDMLKNAECASIIQVIGAGSGRTFDIDSARYGKVILMTDADVDGAHIRTLLLTLIHRYMRPLVEAGRVYAAMPPLHRIEVVNSGRKANEFIYTYTDAEMRRTVAELTKKGRKLKDPIQRYKGLGEMDADQLSDTTMNPATRTLRRITGGELDEAERVFDLLMGNDVAPRKEFIVSSAASLDRSRIDA; encoded by the coding sequence ATGCGAGGCCCTGTGACTGCCCAGACGACTGCACTGTCCGGGGCCCCGGACTCCGGCTACACCGCACGCCACCTGCTCGTTCTCGAGGGGCTGGAGGCGGTGCGCAAGCGCCCCGGCATGTACATCGGATCGACGGACTCCCGCGGTCTCGTGCACTGCCTGTGGGAGATCATCGACAACGCCGTCGACGAGGCGCTCGGCGGCTACTGCTCGACGATCGAGGTGTTCCTCCACGCCGACGGTTCGGTCGAGGTGCGGGACGACGGCCGCGGCATCCCGGTCGACAAGGAGCCCAAGACCGGTCTGTCCGGTGTCGAGGTCGTCATGACCAAGTTGCACGCCGGCGGCAAGTTCGGCGGCGGTTCCTACGCCGCGACCGGTGGTCTGCACGGTGTCGGTGCCTCCGTCGTGAACGCGCTCTCCGAGCGGCTCGACGTCGAGGTCGACCGGGACGGCGCGACGCACGCCATCAGCTTCCGCCGCGGCACGGCGGGCACGTTCGACGGCGACGGGCCGAAGGCGAAGTTCAAGGGCGAGGGCGGGCTCACCAAGGTCCGCCGCGTCGCCAAGCGCGTCACGGGCACGCGCGTGCGCTTCTGGCCCGACAAGCAGATCTTCCTGCCCGACGCGAAGATCTCGCGCGATGAGCTGCACAACCGCGCGCGGCAGACCGCGTTCCTCGTTCCCGGTCTGACGATCCGGGTCACCGACGCGCGCAAGGTCGCCGGCGAGGCGAGTGGCCCCGCCGAGGAGACCTTCCACTTCGACGGCGGCATCAGCGCGTTCTGCGACTTCCTCGCCCCCGACCAGGCCGTCATGGACACGCTGCGGCTGTCCGGGTCGGAGACGTTCGTCGAGACCGTGCCGGTGCTCGACGAGGCCGGCCACATGACCGCGACGGAGGTGACCCGCGAGCTCGGCGTCGACATCGCGCTGCGGTGGGGCACCGGGTACGACACGACGGTCCGCTCGTTCGTGAACATCATCGCCACGCCCAAGGGCGGCACGCACGTCCAGGGCTTCGAACGCGCTCTGGTGAAGACCCTCAGCGACGTAGCGAAGGCCACGAAGGCGCTCAAGGCGAACGACGAGCCGCTGGTCAAGGACGACGTTCTCGAAGGCCTCACCGCGGTCGTGACGGTCCGTCTGGCCGAGCCGCAGTTCGAGGGTCAGACCAAGGAGATCCTTGGCACCTCGGCCGCGACGCGCATCGTGAACAACGTCGTCGCGCGCGAGCTCAAGACCTTCCTCACCGCGAGCCGCGGGGCGAACAAGCAGGCCGCGCGCACGGTCATCGACAAGGTCGTCTCCGCGGCGCGCACCCGCGTCGCGGCACGGCAGCACAAGGAGACCCAGCGCCGGAAGAACGCGCTGGAGACCTCGTCGCTGCCGGCGAAGCTGTGCGACTGCCGCAGTGAGGACGTCGACCGCAGCGAGCTGTTCATCGTCGAGGGTGACTCCGCGCTCGGTACCGCGAAGCGCGCGCGCAACGCGCAGTTCCAGGCGCTCCTGCCGATCCGCGGCAAGATCCTCAACGTCCAGAAGGCGACGCTCGGCGACATGCTGAAGAACGCCGAGTGCGCCTCGATCATCCAGGTGATCGGGGCCGGCTCGGGCCGCACGTTCGACATCGACTCCGCGCGCTACGGCAAGGTCATCCTGATGACGGACGCCGACGTCGACGGCGCGCACATCCGGACCCTGCTGCTGACGCTCATTCACCGCTACATGCGGCCGCTGGTCGAGGCGGGGCGCGTGTACGCGGCGATGCCGCCGCTGCACCGCATCGAGGTCGTCAACTCGGGCCGCAAGGCGAACGAGTTCATCTACACCTACACCGACGCCGAGATGCGCCGGACGGTCGCGGAGCTGACGAAGAAGGGCCGCAAGCTCAAGGACCCGATCCAGCGCTACAAGGGTCTCGGTGAGATGGACGCGGACCAGCTCTCCGACACCACGATGAACCCCGCCACGCGCACGCTGCGCCGTATCACCGGCGGGGAGCTCGACGAGGCCGAGCGCGTCTTCGATCTGTTGATGGGCAACGACGTCGCGCCCCGCAAGGAATTCATCGTCAGCTCGGCCGCCTCGCTGGACCGCTCGCGCATCGACGCCTGA
- a CDS encoding GNAT family N-acetyltransferase, with the protein MTTPTWAPPAAPPETLVAGALSLDRWRPADRDDLYAAVDASRAHLEPFMPWAAGYEPASAEWFLNQATEGWEIRSEFNYRVSGPAVAPGRVLAGVGLMARQGPGVLEIGYWVHAAAVRRGVAGTATAALTDAAFALPGVECVRIHHDPRNVVSGRVPARLGFTQLPDLVPGPPGREDERHVAWVVWKHEWAPVRG; encoded by the coding sequence ATGACGACGCCGACCTGGGCGCCCCCGGCGGCCCCGCCCGAGACGCTCGTCGCGGGCGCGTTGAGCCTGGACCGCTGGCGCCCGGCCGACCGCGACGACCTCTACGCGGCGGTGGACGCCTCCCGCGCCCACCTGGAGCCCTTCATGCCCTGGGCGGCCGGGTACGAGCCCGCCTCCGCGGAGTGGTTCCTGAACCAGGCGACCGAGGGCTGGGAGATCCGCAGCGAGTTCAACTACCGGGTCAGCGGGCCTGCCGTCGCGCCCGGGCGCGTGCTCGCCGGCGTCGGGCTGATGGCGCGCCAGGGGCCGGGCGTGCTGGAGATCGGCTACTGGGTGCACGCCGCCGCCGTCCGCCGTGGCGTCGCCGGGACGGCCACCGCGGCGCTTACCGACGCCGCGTTCGCGCTGCCGGGCGTGGAGTGCGTGCGGATCCACCACGATCCGCGCAACGTCGTGAGCGGCCGGGTCCCGGCGCGGCTCGGCTTCACGCAGCTGCCCGACCTCGTCCCCGGGCCGCCCGGCCGGGAGGACGAGCGACACGTGGCCTGGGTGGTGTGGAAGCACGAGTGGGCGCCGGTGCGAGGATGA
- a CDS encoding DNA gyrase/topoisomerase IV subunit A, giving the protein MAKTPPPPAAPDERIIETDVSEEMRGSFLEYAYSVIYSRALPDARDGLKPVHRRILYQMAEMGLRPENGHVKSARVVGEVMGKLHPHGDGAIYDALVRMAQPLAMRLPLIDGHGNFGSYADAPAAMRYTECRLDAAAMAMVEAIGEDTVDLIPSYDGSEVEPIVLPSAFPNLLVNGAAGIAVGMATNMAPHNLGEVIAAARHLIKHPNADLDDLMRFVPGPDLPTGGKIIGLDGIREAYETGRGTFRTRATTHVENLTPRKKAVVVDELPFGVDPERVVAKISELVRAKKLAGIADVADHTDKDNPLRLVIEIKSGFHPEAVLEQLYKLTPMEDSFGINNVALVDGQPLTLGLKELLQVYLDHRFEVVRRRSRYRRGKAADRLHLVDGLLIALLNIDEVIQVIRTSDDAATAKTRLMEIFELTEIQATYILDTPLRRLTRLDKLELEREAENLRETIAGLDALLESDELLRKTVSDELAEMSKKFATPRRTVLLESAGTPAAAVPLEVTDDPCWVLLSSTGLLARTPTDEALPAEGGRAKHDVIVSAVRATARGHVGALTSAGRMIRVPVIDMPAIPATAGPPALSGGGALSEFVRLEKGEKVVALASLDPDGPGLAMGTAQGVVKRLKHDIPSNKDDWEVIALKDGDRVVGAASVTGPDDDLVFITSDAQLLRFPAAKVSAQGRSAAGMAGINLGKGAKALWFGVVDPTRDGAVVTIAGSSGTLDVGGGSVKVTPFAEFPHKGRATGGVRCHRFTKGEDVLTLGWAGPAPAKGASGNGAPVELPEIDPRRDGSGVKLAKPVTAVGGPVGPVA; this is encoded by the coding sequence ATGGCCAAGACCCCTCCCCCGCCCGCAGCCCCCGACGAGCGCATCATCGAGACCGACGTCTCGGAGGAGATGCGGGGCTCGTTCCTGGAGTACGCGTACTCCGTCATCTACTCCCGGGCCCTGCCGGACGCGCGGGACGGGCTCAAGCCGGTCCACCGCCGGATCCTGTACCAGATGGCGGAGATGGGGCTCCGGCCGGAGAACGGGCACGTCAAGAGCGCCCGGGTCGTCGGCGAGGTCATGGGCAAGCTCCACCCGCACGGCGACGGGGCGATCTACGACGCCCTGGTGCGGATGGCGCAGCCGCTCGCGATGCGCCTGCCGCTGATCGACGGCCACGGCAACTTCGGCTCCTACGCCGACGCCCCCGCCGCGATGCGCTACACCGAGTGCCGGCTCGACGCCGCGGCCATGGCCATGGTCGAGGCGATCGGCGAGGACACCGTCGACCTGATCCCGAGCTACGACGGGTCCGAGGTCGAGCCGATCGTCCTGCCGTCGGCCTTCCCGAACCTGCTGGTGAACGGCGCCGCCGGCATCGCGGTCGGCATGGCGACGAACATGGCGCCGCACAACCTCGGCGAGGTCATCGCCGCGGCCCGGCACCTGATCAAGCACCCGAACGCCGACCTCGACGACCTCATGCGGTTCGTCCCCGGCCCGGACCTGCCGACCGGCGGCAAGATCATCGGCCTCGACGGCATCCGCGAGGCCTACGAGACCGGCCGCGGCACCTTCCGCACGCGCGCCACGACGCACGTCGAGAACCTGACGCCGCGTAAGAAGGCCGTCGTCGTCGACGAGCTGCCGTTCGGCGTCGACCCCGAGCGCGTGGTCGCGAAGATCTCCGAACTCGTTCGCGCCAAGAAGCTCGCCGGCATCGCCGACGTCGCCGACCACACCGACAAGGACAACCCGCTCCGGCTCGTCATCGAGATCAAGTCCGGGTTCCACCCCGAGGCCGTGCTCGAGCAGCTCTACAAGCTGACGCCGATGGAGGACTCCTTCGGCATCAACAACGTCGCGCTCGTCGACGGGCAGCCGCTGACGCTCGGCCTCAAGGAGCTGCTGCAGGTCTACCTGGACCACCGCTTCGAGGTCGTCCGCCGGCGCAGCCGCTACCGCCGCGGCAAGGCCGCCGACCGACTCCACCTCGTCGACGGTCTGCTGATCGCGCTGCTCAACATCGACGAGGTCATCCAGGTCATCCGGACCAGTGACGACGCCGCGACCGCCAAGACGCGGTTGATGGAGATCTTCGAACTCACGGAGATCCAGGCGACGTACATCCTCGACACCCCCCTGCGCCGTTTGACCCGCCTCGACAAGCTCGAGCTCGAGCGCGAGGCCGAGAACCTCCGCGAGACCATCGCCGGCCTCGACGCCCTGCTCGAGTCCGACGAACTGCTGCGCAAGACGGTGTCGGACGAGCTCGCCGAGATGAGCAAGAAGTTCGCCACCCCGCGCCGGACGGTCCTGCTGGAGTCGGCCGGCACCCCGGCCGCCGCGGTGCCGCTCGAGGTCACCGACGACCCGTGCTGGGTGCTGCTCTCCTCGACCGGCCTGCTCGCCCGCACCCCGACCGACGAGGCGCTCCCGGCCGAGGGCGGACGCGCCAAGCACGACGTCATCGTCTCGGCGGTTCGGGCCACGGCCCGCGGTCACGTCGGTGCGCTCACGAGCGCCGGTCGGATGATCCGGGTCCCGGTGATCGACATGCCGGCGATCCCGGCGACGGCCGGTCCCCCGGCGCTGTCCGGCGGCGGCGCGCTGAGCGAGTTCGTCCGCCTCGAGAAGGGCGAGAAGGTCGTCGCGCTCGCCAGCCTCGACCCCGACGGCCCCGGTCTCGCCATGGGCACCGCGCAGGGCGTGGTGAAGCGCCTCAAGCACGACATCCCGTCGAACAAGGACGACTGGGAGGTCATCGCCCTCAAGGACGGCGACCGCGTCGTCGGCGCCGCGTCGGTGACCGGGCCGGACGACGACCTGGTCTTCATCACCTCCGACGCGCAGCTCCTGCGCTTCCCGGCGGCCAAGGTCAGCGCCCAGGGCCGGTCCGCGGCGGGCATGGCCGGCATCAACCTCGGCAAGGGTGCGAAGGCGCTGTGGTTCGGCGTCGTCGACCCCACCCGCGACGGCGCGGTCGTCACCATCGCCGGCAGCTCCGGGACCCTCGACGTCGGCGGCGGCTCGGTGAAGGTCACCCCGTTCGCGGAGTTCCCGCACAAGGGCCGCGCGACCGGCGGCGTCCGGTGCCACCGGTTCACCAAGGGCGAGGACGTCCTCACCCTCGGCTGGGCCGGCCCCGCCCCGGCGAAGGGCGCCAGCGGCAACGGCGCCCCCGTCGAGCTCCCCGAGATCGACCCCCGCCGCGACGGCTCCGGCGTCAAGCTCGCCAAGCCCGTCACCGCGGTCGGCGGACCCGTCGGCCCGGTCGCTTGA
- a CDS encoding alkaline phosphatase family protein, whose product MSAASPTAAIGELAYGSAALPDLLPSVLGELGVPGESGPLALDLPPRVAVLLVDGLGLNLLRRHADLAPYLSSLLPDAGTLAVGFPSTTATSLTSLGTGLPPGAHGVLGLSMRGPDGTVLNALHWDATKVDPQQWQPHLTAFERAAAAGVEVRSFGPGRFRGTGLNGAAFRGVPLDPSESAGELVAATLDALADAPGRDRVLAYTYYGDLDATGHRKGVGSAAWRHQLAHVDRLAEQIGTALPPGSALLVTADHGMVDLAEDLRIDVDAEPELREGVELLSGEARARYVHARPGAAGDVLAAWRARLTDGWIVLSREEAVAAGWFGPNLDPAMADRIGDVLAVATGAGSLVATKTEHPFFAQLIGMHGSLSEDELLVPLLRVRA is encoded by the coding sequence GTGAGCGCGGCCTCGCCGACCGCTGCGATCGGCGAGCTCGCCTACGGCAGCGCCGCGCTGCCGGACCTGCTGCCGTCGGTCCTGGGCGAGCTCGGGGTGCCGGGGGAGTCCGGGCCGCTCGCGCTCGACCTGCCCCCGCGGGTCGCCGTGCTGCTCGTCGACGGACTCGGTCTGAACCTGCTCCGCCGCCACGCCGACCTCGCCCCGTACCTCAGCTCGCTGCTGCCCGACGCGGGCACGCTCGCCGTGGGCTTCCCGTCGACGACCGCGACGTCGCTGACCTCGCTCGGCACCGGCCTGCCGCCCGGCGCGCACGGCGTGCTCGGTCTGAGCATGCGCGGGCCGGACGGGACCGTGCTGAACGCCCTGCACTGGGACGCCACGAAGGTCGACCCGCAGCAGTGGCAGCCGCACCTCACCGCGTTCGAGCGGGCCGCTGCGGCGGGGGTCGAGGTGCGTTCCTTCGGGCCGGGGCGCTTCCGCGGCACCGGGCTCAACGGCGCGGCCTTCCGCGGTGTCCCGCTCGACCCGTCGGAGTCGGCCGGCGAACTTGTCGCGGCCACCCTCGACGCCCTCGCCGACGCCCCCGGCCGGGACCGCGTTCTCGCGTACACCTACTACGGCGACCTCGACGCGACCGGCCACCGCAAGGGCGTCGGCTCCGCCGCGTGGCGGCACCAGCTCGCCCACGTCGACCGGCTCGCCGAGCAGATCGGCACGGCGCTGCCGCCGGGGTCGGCGCTGCTGGTCACCGCCGACCACGGCATGGTCGACCTCGCGGAGGACCTCCGCATCGACGTCGACGCCGAGCCCGAGCTGCGTGAGGGCGTCGAGCTGCTCTCCGGTGAGGCGCGGGCGCGCTACGTCCACGCCCGGCCGGGTGCCGCCGGCGATGTGCTGGCCGCCTGGCGGGCGCGGTTGACCGACGGCTGGATCGTCCTGTCCCGTGAGGAGGCCGTCGCCGCCGGGTGGTTCGGCCCGAACCTGGACCCGGCGATGGCCGACCGGATCGGCGACGTTCTCGCCGTCGCCACCGGGGCCGGCAGCCTGGTGGCGACGAAGACCGAGCACCCGTTCTTCGCCCAGCTGATCGGCATGCA
- a CDS encoding SAM-dependent methyltransferase: MTTHTFDEQYWERHWGAGAASSMGTAPPNPYLVIELSDLSPGTALDAGCGAGAEAIWLAERGWQVTAADIATEALARAAARASAAGVDGRVDWVQADLSTWEPAGSFDLVMTHYAHPAIPQLEFYDRIAAWVAPGGTLLIVGHLGGHGNGHGHGHGHDGEKPPPEATVTAASITARLDPAAWEIVTAVETERTVPRPDGSTKRLADVVIRARRR, encoded by the coding sequence ATGACAACACACACGTTCGACGAGCAGTACTGGGAACGGCACTGGGGCGCGGGCGCCGCCTCCTCGATGGGGACGGCGCCGCCCAACCCGTACCTGGTGATTGAGCTCAGCGACCTGTCGCCCGGCACCGCCCTCGACGCCGGCTGCGGGGCCGGGGCCGAGGCGATCTGGCTCGCCGAGCGCGGCTGGCAGGTCACCGCCGCGGACATCGCCACCGAGGCGCTCGCCCGGGCCGCCGCGCGTGCGTCCGCGGCCGGGGTCGACGGGCGAGTGGACTGGGTTCAGGCCGACCTGAGCACGTGGGAGCCGGCCGGCTCGTTCGACCTCGTGATGACCCACTACGCCCACCCCGCGATCCCGCAACTGGAGTTCTACGACCGCATCGCGGCCTGGGTCGCCCCGGGCGGGACGTTGCTGATCGTGGGCCACCTCGGCGGGCACGGCAACGGCCACGGTCACGGGCACGGTCACGACGGCGAGAAACCGCCCCCGGAGGCGACGGTGACCGCGGCGTCGATCACGGCGCGGCTGGACCCGGCGGCGTGGGAGATCGTCACCGCCGTCGAGACCGAGCGGACGGTTCCCCGGCCCGACGGATCGACCAAGCGCCTCGCTGACGTCGTAATCCGGGCCCGCCGCCGCTGA